In Thunnus albacares chromosome 10, fThuAlb1.1, whole genome shotgun sequence, a single window of DNA contains:
- the LOC122990340 gene encoding probable E3 SUMO-protein ligase RNF212 isoform X1, whose amino-acid sequence MSYWICCNSCFLSPSADRRLAVTSCGHVICSVCYQKGKQDKCLICDAKCQVSPLSGKSSSEVKALFSDINVVANKHLTEISKVLMFQARHQKRLLTYYQQRNGKLEDVLVKMKQEMQQMTKKLNEQSAYITKLENSLQHQSAKASSGCQMSHSSHTPGVHKTVLQIPYNSPMSLSRHSSTTNVAENMEVDERSLFRKTNSIPRLSLISPPQDGRMGTIPHRSSNQNILANHPARSAIVSRFQGTPMTPDVSYGQTSGWKSPIFKPPPSFRHSSMSSLVCPPSLTNTHTHT is encoded by the exons ATGTCTTACTGGATTTGCTGCAACTCCTGCTTTCTGTCCCCCAGTGCTGACCGCAGACTGGCTGTGACATCCTGCGGCCATGTAATCTGTAGTGTTTGCTATCAGAAAG GTAAGCAAGACAAGTGTTTAATATGCGATGCCAAATGCCAAGTATCACCTCTCTCTGGCAAA AGCAGCTCTGAGGTGAAGGCCCTGTTCTCTGACATCAACGTTGTGGCAAACAAACACTTAACGGAAATCAGCAAA GTTTTAATGTTCCAGGCAAGACATCAAAAGAGACTGTTGACTTACTACCAGCAAAGG AATGGGAAACTAGAGGATGTGTTAGTCAAGATGAAGCAAGAAATGCAGCAGATGACAAA GAAGCTGAATGAACAGAGTGCCTACATCACTAAGCTGGAAAACTCTCTTCAGCATCAGAG TGCCAAAGCTTCATCAGGGTGTCAGATGAGCCACAGTTCTCATACTCCAGGAGTACATAAGACGG TCCTACAGATCCCATATAACTCCCCAATGTCCCTTTCAAGACACTCTTCAACTACCAATGT CGCTGAAAACATGGAGGTGGATGAAAGGAGTCTGTTCAGGAAG ACTAACAGTATCCCCAGACTGTCGTTAATCAGTCCTCCACAAGATGGACGAATGG GCACCATCCCTCACAGATCATCTAATCAAAACATATTGGCCAACCACCCAGCACGCTCAGCCATAGTCAG TCGTTTTCAGGGAACGCCGATGACCCCAGATGTTTCATATGGCCAGACTTCTGGGTGGAAGTCTCCCATCTTCAAACCTCCGCCCTCCTTCAGACACTCATCTATGTCCTCCCTGGTCTGCCCCCCCTCTttaacaaacactcacacacacacttaa
- the LOC122990340 gene encoding probable E3 SUMO-protein ligase RNF212 isoform X2: protein MPNAKYHLSLANSEVKALFSDINVVANKHLTEISKVLMFQARHQKRLLTYYQQRNGKLEDVLVKMKQEMQQMTKKLNEQSAYITKLENSLQHQSAKASSGCQMSHSSHTPGVHKTVLQIPYNSPMSLSRHSSTTNVAENMEVDERSLFRKTNSIPRLSLISPPQDGRMGTIPHRSSNQNILANHPARSAIVSRFQGTPMTPDVSYGQTSGWKSPIFKPPPSFRHSSMSSLVCPPSLTNTHTHT, encoded by the exons ATGCCAAATGCCAAGTATCACCTCTCTCTGGCAAA CTCTGAGGTGAAGGCCCTGTTCTCTGACATCAACGTTGTGGCAAACAAACACTTAACGGAAATCAGCAAA GTTTTAATGTTCCAGGCAAGACATCAAAAGAGACTGTTGACTTACTACCAGCAAAGG AATGGGAAACTAGAGGATGTGTTAGTCAAGATGAAGCAAGAAATGCAGCAGATGACAAA GAAGCTGAATGAACAGAGTGCCTACATCACTAAGCTGGAAAACTCTCTTCAGCATCAGAG TGCCAAAGCTTCATCAGGGTGTCAGATGAGCCACAGTTCTCATACTCCAGGAGTACATAAGACGG TCCTACAGATCCCATATAACTCCCCAATGTCCCTTTCAAGACACTCTTCAACTACCAATGT CGCTGAAAACATGGAGGTGGATGAAAGGAGTCTGTTCAGGAAG ACTAACAGTATCCCCAGACTGTCGTTAATCAGTCCTCCACAAGATGGACGAATGG GCACCATCCCTCACAGATCATCTAATCAAAACATATTGGCCAACCACCCAGCACGCTCAGCCATAGTCAG TCGTTTTCAGGGAACGCCGATGACCCCAGATGTTTCATATGGCCAGACTTCTGGGTGGAAGTCTCCCATCTTCAAACCTCCGCCCTCCTTCAGACACTCATCTATGTCCTCCCTGGTCTGCCCCCCCTCTttaacaaacactcacacacacacttaa